Proteins found in one Litoribacterium kuwaitense genomic segment:
- a CDS encoding M50 family metallopeptidase, whose amino-acid sequence MNWKLILICLVCFILLYVPGVQMILRTWNTLVHESGHAVAALLVGGQVNDIQLFANLSGLTRSWTASGWPVIVVSLAGYLSSSIVLLLFSWLWKKKIHHFILMSVGLIALLSGLFWVRNLFGIIWIAVLLIGLIYLLSTQRKSWSAGVSLCFILILLVDSVRAAFDLLLLSFFSPARAGDASILASTTWVPALVWGCAFAIVSVWAAWRSVVLVAPAFRTARTALEPNNHF is encoded by the coding sequence ATGAATTGGAAGCTCATTCTCATATGTCTCGTCTGCTTCATTCTTTTATATGTTCCGGGTGTACAAATGATTCTACGCACGTGGAATACACTCGTTCATGAGAGTGGGCATGCTGTCGCTGCTTTACTTGTAGGCGGGCAAGTCAATGACATTCAATTATTTGCAAATTTATCAGGCTTGACGAGATCATGGACTGCTTCTGGCTGGCCAGTGATCGTTGTTAGTCTTGCCGGCTACCTCAGCTCGTCGATTGTACTCCTCCTGTTTTCGTGGCTATGGAAAAAGAAAATACATCATTTTATTTTAATGTCCGTAGGTCTTATTGCCTTACTTAGCGGTTTGTTCTGGGTGCGCAACCTCTTTGGTATCATTTGGATAGCTGTACTGCTGATCGGACTAATCTATCTTCTTTCTACTCAGCGAAAATCGTGGAGCGCGGGGGTAAGCCTCTGCTTTATTTTAATCTTATTAGTCGATTCCGTTCGTGCAGCGTTTGATCTTTTGTTATTAAGTTTCTTTTCACCTGCTCGTGCAGGAGATGCCTCCATACTCGCAAGCACAACGTGGGTCCCGGCGCTTGTCTGGGGTTGTGCCTTTGCCATTGTCAGTGTATGGGCTGCGTGGCGTAGTGTCGTCTTAGTCGCACCTGCATTTCGTACCGCAAGAACGGCGCTTGAACCCAATAACCATTTTTAG
- a CDS encoding gluconokinase: protein MYIIGVDIGTTSTKAVVFDDLGGTVARAERAYPLLHPLPHSAEQRPEEIVAACIQVLNEVMMSASLSEEAVSAVSFSAAMHSLMIIDCQGRPKSPLLTWADERSTGATERLKERIGLSLYKKTGTPLHPMSPLTKMAWIQEGQAPWTLQPGDRFISIKEYVFYCFFGVCWTDESMASATGLYDFTKREWSKEALQAAQISAHNLPDIKPTKTVLRGLKKDIARETGLNEKTPFILGATDGVLANLGAGAKNDDMVMTIGTSGAIRCTLDHPVTHENGHTFCYHLSEDAWVVGGAMNNGGIVLQWAKHHLFKEAKKGRTPEELNLWFEKEAAKVPPGCEGLICLPYLHGERAPFWETGLQGGFLGMTSRHETSHFCRALYEGVLFQLKMVAEAVWELSPAKGKLYINGGFVRSHFWTQMLADIFNKALVMPSHHDVSSKGAAALARQALGYPPFPEDDRCDAEQISPNATAVAQYERPYAAYKKLADAMRTLQK from the coding sequence GTGTACATTATTGGGGTTGATATTGGAACAACAAGCACGAAAGCCGTTGTGTTCGATGATTTAGGAGGGACCGTTGCTCGTGCTGAGCGGGCATATCCACTGTTGCATCCGCTTCCACATAGCGCCGAGCAGCGACCGGAAGAGATTGTTGCAGCTTGTATTCAAGTGTTAAACGAAGTCATGATGTCAGCTTCCTTAAGTGAAGAGGCGGTTAGCGCAGTTTCATTTAGTGCTGCTATGCATTCACTGATGATCATTGACTGCCAAGGCAGACCGAAAAGCCCTCTTTTGACATGGGCAGATGAGCGTTCGACTGGAGCGACAGAGCGTTTAAAGGAGCGTATAGGATTAAGTTTATATAAAAAAACGGGGACTCCTTTACACCCGATGTCTCCGTTAACGAAAATGGCTTGGATACAAGAAGGACAGGCACCGTGGACACTTCAACCGGGTGACCGTTTTATCAGTATTAAAGAGTATGTTTTCTATTGCTTTTTTGGCGTATGCTGGACAGATGAGTCCATGGCTTCTGCAACTGGGTTGTATGATTTTACGAAGAGAGAATGGAGTAAAGAAGCGCTTCAGGCTGCTCAAATTTCTGCACACAACCTTCCTGACATTAAACCGACAAAAACGGTGCTACGTGGTTTAAAAAAGGACATTGCTAGAGAAACAGGTTTAAATGAGAAGACTCCCTTCATCCTTGGGGCGACAGATGGTGTTTTGGCAAATTTAGGTGCTGGTGCGAAAAATGATGACATGGTGATGACCATCGGGACGAGTGGAGCCATTCGCTGTACGCTGGATCACCCGGTGACACATGAAAATGGTCATACGTTTTGTTATCATTTAAGTGAAGATGCTTGGGTCGTTGGTGGCGCAATGAATAATGGTGGCATTGTGTTACAATGGGCAAAGCATCATCTTTTTAAAGAAGCGAAAAAAGGCAGGACACCTGAAGAGCTTAATCTGTGGTTTGAAAAAGAGGCTGCAAAAGTACCACCTGGTTGTGAGGGACTGATCTGTTTGCCGTATTTGCACGGCGAGCGAGCCCCATTTTGGGAGACAGGGCTTCAAGGTGGCTTTTTAGGAATGACTTCACGGCATGAAACAAGCCACTTCTGCCGGGCTTTATATGAAGGCGTACTATTTCAGCTGAAAATGGTTGCGGAGGCCGTTTGGGAGCTTTCTCCCGCAAAAGGAAAGCTCTATATTAATGGGGGCTTTGTTCGTTCGCATTTTTGGACGCAAATGCTTGCAGATATTTTTAATAAAGCGCTAGTTATGCCCTCACACCATGACGTCTCTAGTAAAGGAGCGGCTGCGTTAGCGCGTCAAGCACTTGGTTATCCACCTTTTCCAGAGGATGACAGATGTGATGCCGAGCAAATTTCCCCTAATGCTACAGCTGTAGCTCAATATGAACGACCATATGCTGCCTATAAAAAGCTGGCTGATGCTATGAGAACATTACAGAAATAA
- the gndA gene encoding NADP-dependent phosphogluconate dehydrogenase: MTGMAKQHVGVIGLAVMGKNLALNIESRGFDVAVYNRTYAKTEALLNEASDKNVTGYKELADFVQSLEKPRRIIIMVQAGKGTDATIDQLIPLLDQGDIIVDGGNAYFEDTRRRNQMLSEHGINFVGTGVSGGEEGALKGPSIMPGGQKEAYDMIEPILTAISAKVGNDACSTYIGPDGAGHYVKMVHNGIEYGDMQLICEAYHLLKHVVGLSAEELADTFKQWNEGELDSYLIEITADIFTKVDPETNQPLVDVILDTAGQKGTGKWTSQSSLDLGVPLSIITESVFSRFISAMKEERVAASKVLQGPATEALEGDRSEWVEAIRRALYASKICSYAQGFAQMKAASEEYGWDLKLGDIAMIFRGGCIIRAGFLQNIKDAYDRDPQIKNLLLDEYFKGIIDEYQDAWRKVVSLGVTKGVPVPGLSSGLAYYDSYRSAVLPANLLQAQRDYFGAHTYRRTDKEGTFHTDWLSM; encoded by the coding sequence ATGACAGGTATGGCAAAGCAGCATGTGGGTGTCATTGGGTTAGCGGTCATGGGGAAAAACCTGGCTTTAAATATTGAATCAAGAGGTTTCGATGTCGCTGTATATAACCGTACGTATGCAAAAACAGAAGCGCTACTGAATGAAGCGTCTGATAAAAATGTGACTGGATATAAAGAGCTTGCCGATTTTGTCCAATCCCTTGAAAAGCCACGTCGAATCATCATTATGGTTCAAGCAGGAAAAGGGACTGATGCGACGATCGATCAGTTGATCCCATTGTTAGATCAAGGGGATATTATCGTTGATGGTGGAAATGCCTATTTCGAAGATACACGCCGCCGGAACCAAATGCTGTCTGAACATGGCATTAACTTTGTCGGTACGGGTGTATCCGGTGGAGAAGAAGGAGCACTTAAAGGACCGTCCATTATGCCAGGTGGTCAAAAAGAAGCATATGATATGATCGAGCCGATTTTAACCGCCATTTCTGCAAAAGTAGGAAATGATGCATGCTCTACATACATCGGTCCAGATGGTGCAGGTCATTATGTAAAAATGGTACACAACGGCATTGAATATGGCGATATGCAGTTAATCTGCGAAGCGTACCATTTGTTAAAACATGTCGTCGGGTTAAGTGCTGAAGAATTGGCGGACACGTTCAAACAATGGAACGAAGGTGAATTGGACAGCTATCTCATTGAAATCACAGCGGATATCTTTACAAAGGTCGATCCTGAAACAAACCAACCGCTTGTCGATGTCATTTTAGATACAGCTGGTCAAAAAGGGACAGGGAAATGGACAAGTCAAAGCTCCCTCGATTTAGGAGTACCTTTATCCATTATTACGGAATCCGTGTTTTCCCGCTTTATTTCAGCGATGAAGGAAGAGCGTGTCGCTGCCAGTAAGGTGTTGCAAGGTCCTGCTACTGAAGCACTGGAAGGTGACCGTTCAGAATGGGTTGAAGCGATTCGCCGTGCATTGTATGCCAGCAAAATTTGTTCGTATGCACAAGGCTTTGCCCAAATGAAAGCAGCCTCTGAAGAATATGGCTGGGACTTGAAGCTAGGCGACATCGCGATGATTTTCCGTGGTGGCTGTATTATTCGTGCGGGCTTCTTACAAAACATTAAAGATGCCTATGATCGTGACCCTCAAATCAAAAACTTGCTGCTTGATGAATATTTTAAGGGGATCATTGACGAATACCAAGATGCGTGGAGAAAGGTTGTGTCACTCGGCGTGACGAAGGGAGTACCCGTTCCAGGGCTTTCGAGCGGTCTCGCTTATTACGACAGTTACAGAAGCGCTGTGCTTCCAGCTAACCTTTTACAAGCACAACGTGATTATTTTGGTGCTCATACGTATCGCCGAACGGATAAGGAAGGAACCTTCCATACCGATTGGTTATCAATGTAA
- a CDS encoding MurR/RpiR family transcriptional regulator, protein MTGEADYQHTLLKIRSHMNAFTKTEVKAASYILDHPENVIYCSVTELAEKVNIGETTVLRFCRKLGFSGFQDFKLSLAQDLVNPSRQLHDDVSMDDDVHTLSQKLIAAQGHNLQESVDLLSSAHVEAAIDTLITAKKVMFFGVGASGLTAQDAAHRFSRIGKECEVQQDSHFQAMAAAGLTKGDVAVGLSISGSTKDTVRHLELAREAGARIICLTSNAKSPITKVADIELLMTARENPLQGGSLSGKIAQLAIIDILAVGVAMRIGDVALRSRNQTAKAVSDRMY, encoded by the coding sequence ATGACAGGTGAAGCTGATTACCAGCACACATTATTAAAAATTCGTAGTCATATGAACGCATTTACTAAAACAGAAGTAAAAGCAGCCAGCTATATTTTGGATCACCCAGAGAACGTGATCTATTGTTCAGTGACAGAATTGGCTGAAAAAGTCAATATAGGTGAGACGACGGTTTTACGATTTTGCCGTAAGCTTGGTTTTTCTGGTTTTCAAGATTTTAAATTGTCGCTAGCTCAAGATCTCGTAAATCCCTCTCGCCAGCTCCATGACGACGTGAGTATGGATGATGATGTTCATACCCTTTCTCAAAAATTAATTGCAGCACAAGGACACAATTTACAAGAATCAGTCGATCTTTTATCGTCAGCTCATGTTGAAGCAGCAATTGACACATTGATTACAGCAAAAAAAGTGATGTTTTTCGGCGTCGGTGCTTCAGGTTTAACGGCACAAGATGCAGCTCATCGCTTTTCCCGAATTGGTAAGGAATGTGAAGTTCAGCAAGATTCGCATTTTCAGGCAATGGCTGCTGCCGGTCTGACTAAGGGAGACGTCGCTGTTGGCCTGTCCATTTCAGGAAGCACAAAAGATACGGTCAGACACCTCGAACTGGCTAGAGAAGCTGGTGCAAGAATCATTTGTCTTACGAGTAACGCAAAATCTCCGATTACGAAGGTTGCCGATATCGAGCTGCTTATGACAGCACGTGAAAACCCGCTTCAAGGTGGCTCGCTTTCAGGTAAGATTGCCCAGCTTGCCATTATCGATATTCTTGCCGTCGGTGTAGCAATGCGGATAGGTGATGTTGCCCTACGTTCTCGGAACCAAACGGCGAAGGCTGTTTCTGACCGAATGTACTAA
- a CDS encoding MFS transporter, whose protein sequence is MQHAIAQKKTTYNVLWLIALAHLFNDTLQAVVPAMNVIFQSSLGLSYTQIGFITFTLNLTASVIQPVVGIYTDKRPAPFALPLGQASTLIGMVVLAFAPSYIWIIIGVICLGIGSAVFHPEGARVAHMASGPRRGLAQSIYQVGGNAGQSLAPLIVGLLLTIGQRGAMWFALVALASVIVLMYVSRWSSQRMAETSTSDVKGIKTKELPPITRWMKWGLILLIIMVFTRSFYHAAFLNYYSFYLIHDYGLDKQTALMYLFIFLAAGAVGTFLGGPIADRFGHKSVIVFSILGALPLALVTPYLSTNWLVPALAMNGFIILSSFSVTVVYAQELLPGRVGLASGLIVGLAFGMGALGAAVLGWFADITSLKTMIQAVSFLPILGFAALLLPSDRRLLEMNLSSQTHISS, encoded by the coding sequence GTGCAGCATGCTATAGCTCAAAAAAAAACAACTTATAATGTGCTCTGGCTCATTGCCTTAGCGCATCTTTTTAATGATACATTACAAGCTGTCGTTCCAGCGATGAACGTTATTTTTCAATCCTCTCTAGGACTAAGTTATACACAAATTGGCTTCATTACTTTTACATTAAATCTGACAGCTTCGGTCATTCAGCCGGTTGTCGGTATCTATACTGATAAGCGTCCCGCACCGTTCGCCCTTCCTTTAGGACAAGCTTCAACATTGATTGGAATGGTCGTTCTTGCCTTCGCACCCTCATATATTTGGATTATTATTGGCGTCATCTGCCTAGGGATTGGCTCAGCTGTCTTCCATCCGGAAGGGGCCCGTGTCGCTCATATGGCTTCTGGTCCGCGCCGGGGTCTGGCCCAATCAATTTATCAAGTCGGCGGGAATGCCGGTCAGTCTCTTGCTCCTTTGATCGTTGGCTTATTGTTAACAATCGGACAACGTGGCGCCATGTGGTTTGCCCTCGTTGCCCTAGCATCAGTGATCGTCTTAATGTATGTATCGCGATGGTCGAGCCAGCGGATGGCTGAAACATCTACATCAGACGTGAAGGGTATTAAAACTAAAGAGCTGCCCCCAATTACACGATGGATGAAATGGGGACTCATTCTATTAATCATCATGGTATTTACACGCTCTTTTTACCATGCAGCTTTTTTAAATTATTATTCATTTTACCTCATTCATGATTATGGCTTAGATAAACAAACAGCGCTGATGTACCTTTTTATCTTTTTAGCAGCTGGTGCTGTTGGTACCTTTTTAGGCGGTCCAATTGCTGACCGATTTGGTCATAAAAGTGTCATCGTCTTTTCTATTTTAGGTGCTTTACCGCTAGCACTTGTGACACCATATTTATCGACTAATTGGCTCGTGCCTGCGCTTGCAATGAATGGTTTTATTATTTTATCAAGCTTTTCCGTGACGGTGGTCTACGCCCAAGAGCTTCTGCCTGGTCGAGTAGGGCTCGCTTCAGGATTGATTGTCGGTCTTGCATTCGGTATGGGCGCTCTTGGCGCAGCGGTGTTAGGGTGGTTTGCCGATATCACATCCCTTAAAACGATGATTCAAGCAGTATCATTTTTGCCAATCCTCGGCTTTGCTGCTTTGTTACTTCCGTCCGATCGCCGTTTATTGGAAATGAATTTATCTTCACAGACACATATTTCTTCATAA
- a CDS encoding aminotransferase class I/II-fold pyridoxal phosphate-dependent enzyme — MEQWMNSNAREIEISGIRRFFNKVADVPEAIQLTIGQPDFPTPDVVKEAAIEAIQGNQTTYTANAGILPLRQAVSQHVSTYGLSYDPISEIIVTTGASQGIDVALRSLLIPGDEVILPAPVYPGYEPIIRMCGATPRFIDTRNTGFVLQPEQVLTAINHKTKALILPYPSNPTGCQMTAAELTKLADVLADQNIFVLSDEIYSELCFAAPHASIACDPRMREKTIVIQGVSKSHAMTGWRIGFLLAPEPLAKHMLKVHQYNVSCASSVSQHAALAALTKAPDAPKQMRQAYETRAAFVTEALDEMGIPYVRPTGGFYVFCDIRQFGQDSETFSSRLLYEHGLALIPGTAFSSYGEGFLRLSFAYSMEQLQEGLARLKNFVSTLV; from the coding sequence GTGGAGCAATGGATGAACTCAAACGCACGAGAAATTGAAATCTCTGGGATTCGACGTTTCTTTAATAAAGTCGCTGATGTCCCCGAAGCGATTCAATTAACGATCGGTCAACCCGACTTTCCTACGCCAGATGTCGTCAAAGAGGCAGCGATTGAAGCTATACAAGGCAATCAAACAACGTATACTGCGAATGCCGGCATTCTCCCTCTTCGCCAAGCGGTTTCGCAACATGTCTCGACTTATGGATTATCCTACGACCCTATAAGCGAAATTATTGTCACAACAGGGGCCAGTCAAGGTATTGATGTTGCCCTTCGTTCGTTGTTAATTCCTGGTGATGAAGTAATTTTACCTGCTCCTGTCTATCCAGGCTACGAGCCGATTATCCGGATGTGTGGTGCAACACCGCGTTTTATCGATACACGCAACACCGGGTTTGTGTTACAGCCAGAGCAAGTGCTGACAGCAATCAATCATAAAACAAAGGCGCTCATTCTTCCCTACCCTTCAAATCCTACAGGGTGTCAAATGACAGCAGCTGAGCTCACGAAATTAGCCGACGTCTTAGCTGATCAAAATATCTTTGTGCTTTCCGACGAAATTTACAGTGAGCTCTGTTTTGCGGCTCCCCACGCATCGATTGCCTGCGATCCAAGAATGAGAGAAAAAACGATTGTCATTCAAGGCGTTTCGAAAAGCCATGCGATGACGGGGTGGCGTATCGGCTTCTTGCTCGCTCCAGAGCCTTTAGCAAAGCATATGTTAAAAGTACATCAATACAATGTGTCGTGCGCCTCTTCCGTCAGTCAGCATGCCGCCTTAGCCGCACTGACAAAAGCCCCTGATGCACCGAAGCAAATGCGACAGGCGTATGAGACACGCGCGGCCTTTGTGACTGAGGCATTAGATGAGATGGGCATACCGTATGTGCGACCAACGGGGGGATTTTACGTCTTTTGTGACATTCGCCAGTTCGGTCAAGATAGTGAGACGTTTTCCAGCCGTCTGCTATACGAACATGGACTCGCCTTAATCCCAGGCACCGCCTTTTCGTCCTACGGAGAAGGGTTCCTTCGTCTATCCTTTGCCTACAGTATGGAGCAACTACAGGAAGGACTTGCTCGGCTGAAAAATTTCGTTTCGACATTGGTTTAA
- a CDS encoding sensor histidine kinase, whose product MGSGVQIRGGKLVGHFNKNLFRRLLFSYFIVILAGFGAVGFMMSITMKNYMYDMTEDGMMRKAARVNLLIQTMEPGPEMNNMLQMLDGSFDTRIWVFGPGGDIIATSTPNEVSVGKSVSRDIVREVMQGRTPPVQELSFKGLNEPMLSVVVPWGEGESIYGGIVLHSPVNGLNQTIGHIRETILWAILLGLIISTAMVSSFSWSISRPLRQIERVANKIGVGDYSEKLNVRSGDEIGELAETINHISTRLQMTEAERARLDQIRTDFLANASHELRTPLTALQGFLEALQDGLISEEGRSKYYKVMYQETMYMTRLVDDLMDLVKLQNDDIEFQMHPVQLQKLLGRLSFSFESLLKEQGNELFIHVGDDIPKIEGDQDRLEQVFNNLIKNANKFTTNGTITLEANRDEGDIVITVTDTGIGISEKDKPLVWERFFKVDRGRERKNKGTGLGLSIVKEVVARHHGQIQLESEEGEGTVFTIRLPIEQPEKNSSEDS is encoded by the coding sequence GTGGGGAGTGGGGTACAAATTCGAGGTGGAAAATTAGTCGGTCATTTTAACAAAAATTTGTTTAGACGCCTTTTATTTAGTTACTTTATTGTCATATTAGCTGGCTTTGGTGCTGTCGGTTTTATGATGTCGATCACGATGAAAAATTATATGTATGATATGACAGAAGACGGCATGATGAGGAAAGCAGCGCGAGTGAACTTACTTATTCAAACGATGGAGCCAGGTCCAGAAATGAATAACATGCTCCAAATGCTTGATGGTTCTTTTGATACCCGTATCTGGGTGTTTGGTCCAGGTGGAGACATTATTGCTACGTCGACACCTAACGAAGTGTCAGTCGGTAAATCTGTCAGTCGGGATATTGTTAGAGAAGTAATGCAAGGACGAACGCCACCTGTTCAAGAGCTGTCATTTAAAGGGCTAAATGAGCCGATGCTGTCGGTTGTTGTCCCGTGGGGTGAAGGAGAGAGTATTTATGGTGGCATCGTGCTTCATTCTCCGGTCAACGGCTTAAATCAAACAATTGGTCATATACGTGAAACGATTTTATGGGCGATTTTACTCGGGTTAATCATTTCAACAGCGATGGTCAGCTCGTTTTCATGGTCAATCTCTCGTCCTTTACGACAAATCGAACGCGTCGCTAATAAGATCGGCGTCGGCGATTATAGTGAAAAACTAAATGTTCGTTCCGGCGATGAAATTGGCGAGTTAGCGGAGACGATTAACCATATTTCTACGAGGCTACAAATGACTGAAGCGGAAAGAGCGAGACTTGATCAAATTCGCACCGATTTCCTGGCGAATGCGTCTCATGAACTCCGTACACCGCTGACAGCATTGCAAGGCTTTTTAGAAGCTTTGCAAGATGGGTTGATTTCTGAAGAAGGAAGAAGTAAATACTACAAGGTCATGTATCAGGAAACGATGTATATGACCCGTCTCGTTGATGATTTAATGGACCTCGTCAAATTGCAAAACGATGATATTGAATTTCAAATGCATCCTGTCCAACTGCAAAAATTGCTCGGTCGTTTAAGTTTTTCATTTGAAAGCTTGTTAAAAGAGCAAGGCAACGAATTATTCATTCATGTAGGGGATGACATTCCAAAAATAGAAGGAGATCAGGATCGTCTCGAACAAGTGTTTAATAATTTAATTAAAAATGCCAATAAGTTTACAACCAACGGTACGATTACGTTAGAAGCGAACCGAGATGAGGGAGATATTGTGATCACCGTGACCGATACCGGAATTGGCATTTCGGAAAAGGACAAGCCTCTTGTATGGGAGCGTTTCTTTAAGGTAGATCGAGGCCGCGAGCGGAAGAACAAAGGGACTGGCCTAGGATTGTCGATTGTCAAGGAAGTCGTTGCCAGGCATCACGGTCAAATTCAGTTAGAGAGTGAAGAAGGAGAAGGCACGGTGTTTACGATTCGTCTTCCCATTGAACAACCGGAAAAGAACTCGTCTGAAGACAGTTAA
- a CDS encoding response regulator transcription factor, whose amino-acid sequence MNGFKVLVADDDPNVLEIIRLYFETQNIELVTANNGEEALAQVEKAAPDVILLDVMMPIMDGYDACREIRKRYDTPIIMLTAKNEEFDRVLGLELGADDYVTKPFSPRELMARIKAIFRRMQPRQPGKSEEAPPEDLRFKNLSIFLQRREVIAGGEKITLRPKEFDLLTFMAKSPGSVFTREQLLEQVWGYDFIGDIRTVDVHVKKLRQKLRTPIQKDCIHTVWGVGYKFEVEN is encoded by the coding sequence ATGAATGGTTTTAAAGTGCTCGTTGCCGATGATGATCCAAACGTTTTAGAGATCATTCGTCTTTATTTCGAAACACAGAATATAGAACTTGTGACTGCAAATAATGGAGAAGAAGCTTTAGCGCAGGTGGAGAAAGCAGCACCTGATGTCATTCTTCTCGATGTGATGATGCCGATCATGGATGGCTATGATGCCTGCCGTGAAATTAGAAAAAGATACGATACGCCCATCATTATGCTGACGGCTAAAAATGAAGAGTTTGATCGAGTGTTAGGGCTTGAACTGGGCGCTGATGATTATGTTACAAAACCATTTTCGCCGCGGGAGCTTATGGCGCGCATTAAAGCGATTTTTCGCAGAATGCAGCCGCGTCAGCCAGGAAAAAGTGAAGAAGCCCCGCCAGAAGATTTGCGTTTTAAAAATTTATCCATTTTCTTACAAAGACGTGAAGTGATTGCTGGTGGAGAGAAAATTACCTTGCGTCCGAAAGAGTTTGATCTACTGACCTTCATGGCTAAATCACCTGGCAGTGTGTTTACACGGGAACAGTTGCTAGAGCAGGTGTGGGGTTATGATTTTATTGGTGACATCCGTACGGTTGATGTTCATGTGAAAAAGTTGCGGCAAAAGCTGAGAACACCGATTCAAAAAGACTGTATACATACTGTGTGGGGAGTGGGGTACAAATTCGAGGTGGAAAATTAG
- a CDS encoding DUF2188 domain-containing protein — MKKYSVVPNKEVNGWFVKIKDIAPTEHYDTQSEAVAKAKELAKNNTPSQIDILNEEHNITESLYYN, encoded by the coding sequence ATGAAGAAATATAGCGTAGTACCAAATAAGGAGGTTAATGGTTGGTTTGTTAAGATAAAGGATATAGCACCGACAGAGCACTATGATACACAGAGCGAAGCGGTTGCAAAAGCAAAAGAGCTAGCTAAAAATAACACACCTAGTCAAATCGATATTCTTAATGAAGAACACAACATTACAGAATCGCTCTATTATAATTGA
- a CDS encoding FbpB family small basic protein has protein sequence MRRRRNLSFKELVSENKESLLLDKEEMERLEKRLEDKAAKYNTNKTG, from the coding sequence ATGAGAAGAAGAAGAAACTTGTCTTTTAAGGAACTAGTTTCAGAAAATAAAGAGTCGCTTTTACTTGATAAAGAAGAGATGGAACGACTGGAAAAGCGTTTAGAAGACAAAGCAGCGAAGTATAATACGAATAAAACGGGATAA
- a CDS encoding YkvA family protein — protein MKTLAETVKEKQQMNGQPPLIDSVKYKLRLGTELLMAYVKKEYTAVPVKSMIALIAGLLYFAMPLDVIPDFILPIGFLDDATVLLFVARTFNKDLKKFEAWKQEQSERIEDEEK, from the coding sequence ATGAAGACTCTTGCAGAGACAGTGAAAGAGAAGCAGCAAATGAATGGGCAGCCTCCTCTCATTGACTCGGTAAAATATAAGCTCCGTCTTGGGACAGAACTACTCATGGCTTATGTAAAAAAAGAGTATACAGCAGTGCCTGTCAAATCAATGATCGCATTGATTGCAGGTCTTCTCTATTTTGCCATGCCGCTCGATGTCATTCCGGATTTTATTTTGCCGATCGGTTTTTTAGATGATGCAACCGTCCTGTTATTTGTGGCCAGAACCTTTAATAAAGACTTAAAGAAGTTTGAAGCTTGGAAACAGGAGCAAAGTGAACGAATTGAAGATGAGGAAAAGTAA
- a CDS encoding glycerophosphodiester phosphodiesterase, giving the protein MNQPLIIAHRGASASAPENTLAAFTKAVADGANAIELDVHLTKDNELAVIHDDTVDRTTNGTGLVGQMTLAELQELDAGSWFSDDFQGEKIPSLTEVFAALPSTVVVNVEIKNVPCYYEGIEARLAEVISKTQRWETTVVSSFDHNCLQTLAGIAPNVKLGLLYAMNAVHHDKLPQTLDVPVYSLHPMFKAISKTAIKDAMDAGYQVYPWTIDATDDLSYFIEAGASGLITNVPAKAFSLLNS; this is encoded by the coding sequence ATGAACCAGCCTTTAATTATTGCACACCGAGGTGCTTCTGCTAGTGCACCCGAAAACACTTTGGCTGCTTTTACAAAAGCTGTTGCTGATGGTGCAAATGCAATTGAATTAGATGTTCATTTAACAAAAGACAATGAGCTTGCTGTAATCCACGATGATACAGTTGACCGGACGACAAACGGTACGGGGCTCGTTGGCCAAATGACTCTCGCTGAGCTTCAGGAGTTGGATGCCGGTTCATGGTTTTCAGATGATTTTCAAGGTGAAAAAATCCCTTCTCTCACCGAAGTCTTTGCCGCACTGCCATCTACAGTCGTCGTCAACGTCGAAATTAAAAATGTGCCTTGCTATTATGAAGGCATCGAAGCACGTCTTGCTGAAGTAATCTCAAAAACACAGCGTTGGGAAACGACCGTTGTTTCATCATTTGATCATAACTGCCTCCAGACTTTAGCAGGCATTGCGCCTAACGTAAAGCTCGGCCTTCTTTATGCGATGAATGCTGTTCACCATGATAAGCTTCCGCAAACATTGGACGTGCCCGTATATAGCCTGCACCCGATGTTTAAGGCGATCTCGAAAACGGCAATCAAAGATGCCATGGATGCAGGGTATCAAGTATACCCTTGGACCATTGATGCAACGGATGACTTGTCGTATTTTATTGAAGCAGGCGCATCTGGTCTGATCACGAATGTGCCTGCTAAAGCTTTCTCACTGTTAAACAGCTAG